The window AGGGCTTTGTTTTGCCATTGTGCGTAACCTAAAAAGCAACTTGGCCAAAGGGAAAAAAGTACTTCCTCCCATTGTTTTTCAAGGTGGAGTTGCCGCTAATTTTGGAGTGCGCCGCGCTATCAAAGAAGTCTTTAACCTCAAAGAGGGAGAGCTTATCATTCCAGAGTATCACTTTATCATGGGAGCCATTGGAGCTGCGCTTTACGGACTAGACGGCAAATTTGCCGCCGCATACCAGGGTTCAAATATCCTTAAGGAATACCTAAAGGAACGCAAACGCTCAGTTAAAAGGCTTCCAAAACTCGGACCTTATACCGTGAGGACCCCTAAGACCGAAACTTATTTCCCAAAAAACGCTTCCAAACTCAAAATTTACGTTGGGATTGACGTTGGTTCGGTAAGCACCAAGCTCGTAGCAATAAACGAAGAAGGAAAAGTTATTGCTAAAACCTATGCCCTGCACCACGGCAAACCTCTTGAAAGCGTTAAAAAAGGGCTCCTTGATCTTTATGGCAGACTTCCTAAAAACTTTGAAATCGAGGTCTTGGGCGTTGGCACCACGGGTTCCGGGCGCTATCTGGTAGGAGACTTTGTGGGGGCTGATGTAATTAGAAACGAAATCACCGCCCAGGCCAAGGCAGCTGCTTTTATAGATCCAGAAGTTGATACCATTATCGAAATAGGCGGTCAGGATTCAAAGTTTATTCGCCTTGAGAAAGGAACTATCGTTGACTTTACCATGAACAAAGCCTGTGCTGCAGGCACTGGCTCTTTTCTTGAAGAACAAGCGGTAAGGCTAAACGTACCCATTGAAGAATTTGGACTCTACGCTTTGAAATCTGAAGCCCCAGTGGAAATGGGAGAACGCTGCACGGTTTTTATGCAATCTGACCTTTTGCACTATCAGCAGCAGGGGCTTCCCAAAGAAGACCTCATCGCTGGGCTTTGTTATGCCATCGTGCACAACTATCTCAACAAGGTAGTTGAAGGCCGCAAAATCGGGGAAAAGATCTTTTACCAAGGGGCCACAGCCTTTAACGCAGGCATTGTGGCAGCCTTTGACAAGGTCCTTGGCAAGGAAATAATCGTCCCGCCGCATCATGAGGTAACCGGAGCCCTGGGAGCAGCGCTCCTTGCCAGGGAAGAAACCAAAGGAAAATCTTCTTTCCGTGGTTTTGACCTTTCGAAGGTCAACTACAAAATCGAGACGTTTGAATGTCACGCCTGCCCAAACCGTTGTGAAATCAGAAAAGTTACCATAGAAGAAAGCAGGCCTTATTTTTACGGTGGACGTTGCGAAAAATACGAAGTTGACCACCGCAAACCCCCTGAAACCCTGCCTAATCTGGTCTCAGAGCGAGAAGCCAAGCTTCTTAGCTTTCTTGCTCAACGAGATGATGCCAAGCGCGGTGAGATTGGATTACCACGCATGCTTTTCAATTTTGAAAGGCTCCCGTTTTTTGCCACTCTTCTTCAGGAACTGGGCTTTAAAGTGGTAGTATCTGACCCCACCAATAAAAAACTTATTAACGAAGGCTGTGAAATAGTAGCAGCAGAGACCTGTTTTCCGGTAAAGGTTGCCCACGGGCATGTTTTAAATCTTCTTGAAAAGGGCATAAAAAAGATCTTTGTGCCCTATATCGTTGATCTCCCTTCTGATCACCCAGCCCTTGGCTCTGGAAAAATTTGCCCTTACGTGCAAAGTGTAGCAGCAGCTTTTGAGGCCTCTATAAACTTGAAAGAACACGGAGCTGAAATCCTGGCTCCGGTTTTCCACTTTGGCACCGGGGGTAAAGTCCTTGAGAAAGAAAAAAAAGAACTCGCGCGCCTTTTGGACGTTCCAGAAAGAAAGCTCAGAAAAGCCTGGGAGCAAGCGGAAGCTGCCCAAAAAGAATTTGACTCCTGGCTTAAGAGCCGCGGGCGCGAAATACTTGCTAGTTTGAAACCAGACGAAGTGGCCTTGGTTATTGTTGGCCGTCCGTACAATGCCTTTGACCCCGGCGCAAATCTTGCCATTCACAACAAGATAAGAAGCCTGGGAGTGCTTGGCATACCCGTAGATATGCTCCCTCTTCACGAAATAAAAGAACTTGACGGCCTTGAAGATATGTACTGGCGCTACGGCCAAAGAATACTTCTTGCGGCACACTTTATTAGAAAACATCCCTCTCTTTATCCTATTTTCCTGACCAACTTTTCCTGTGGCCCGGACTCGTTCATTATCCACTTTTTTGAAGAACTTTTGGGAGGAAAACCCTTCCTTGAACTCGAAATAGACGAACATAGCGCCGATGCAGGGGTAGTTACCAGAATCGAGGCCTTTCTTGATAGTGTACGGGGAAAAAAGATTTCTCCAGAAAGACCTGTCAAGCCTCACAGGAAAAGAGTCAAGCCTGAAGACCAGCGGGTTATTTATCTTCCGTACATGTCTGACCACGTCTATGGACTTGCAGCGGTATTTCGTGCTTGCGGCGTGGATGCTGAGGTTCTCCCAGAGTCTGACGAAGAATCCCTTAAGCTCGGACGCCGTTACACTTCTGGCAAAGAGTGCTACCCCGCGGTGCTCACCACAGGCGATATGATAAAAATGCTTAAACAGCCTGATTTTAACCCGAAACGTGCGGCCTTTTTTATGCCTTCTGGCTCAGGACCATGTCGTTTCGGCCAATATAACCGTCTTCACCGCAAAATACTCGACGAACTCGGTTATGAAGACGTGCCAATCTATTCGCCCACACAAAATTTCAAACTTTACCAAGAGCTTGGCATGATAGGAGGCGACTTCGTAAGGCTTTCCTGGAAAGTGTTGGTTTGTATCGATATTCTGGATAAGTTCTTACGCGAAATAAGACCTTATGAATTAAATCCCGGAGAGACTGAAAAGGTCTATCACGAGTGTCTTAAAAAACTCTGCAAAGCTGTAGAAGA of the Thermodesulfatator atlanticus DSM 21156 genome contains:
- a CDS encoding acyl-CoA dehydratase activase — protein: MEYYVGLDVGSGTAKVAVLNEKREILFHAYEKTHGQPVETAERLLAQVEEKFGGKLTGLTCTGTAGKTISQILGVAFVNEVMAHARAVEHFHPEARTIIDIGGEDSKLVFISHEDGKFRIKDFALNTLCAAGTGAFLEQQAARLGYTIQEFSKLALKAENIPRIAGRCTVFAKSDMIHLQQAAVPDHEIIAGLCFAIVRNLKSNLAKGKKVLPPIVFQGGVAANFGVRRAIKEVFNLKEGELIIPEYHFIMGAIGAALYGLDGKFAAAYQGSNILKEYLKERKRSVKRLPKLGPYTVRTPKTETYFPKNASKLKIYVGIDVGSVSTKLVAINEEGKVIAKTYALHHGKPLESVKKGLLDLYGRLPKNFEIEVLGVGTTGSGRYLVGDFVGADVIRNEITAQAKAAAFIDPEVDTIIEIGGQDSKFIRLEKGTIVDFTMNKACAAGTGSFLEEQAVRLNVPIEEFGLYALKSEAPVEMGERCTVFMQSDLLHYQQQGLPKEDLIAGLCYAIVHNYLNKVVEGRKIGEKIFYQGATAFNAGIVAAFDKVLGKEIIVPPHHEVTGALGAALLAREETKGKSSFRGFDLSKVNYKIETFECHACPNRCEIRKVTIEESRPYFYGGRCEKYEVDHRKPPETLPNLVSEREAKLLSFLAQRDDAKRGEIGLPRMLFNFERLPFFATLLQELGFKVVVSDPTNKKLINEGCEIVAAETCFPVKVAHGHVLNLLEKGIKKIFVPYIVDLPSDHPALGSGKICPYVQSVAAAFEASINLKEHGAEILAPVFHFGTGGKVLEKEKKELARLLDVPERKLRKAWEQAEAAQKEFDSWLKSRGREILASLKPDEVALVIVGRPYNAFDPGANLAIHNKIRSLGVLGIPVDMLPLHEIKELDGLEDMYWRYGQRILLAAHFIRKHPSLYPIFLTNFSCGPDSFIIHFFEELLGGKPFLELEIDEHSADAGVVTRIEAFLDSVRGKKISPERPVKPHRKRVKPEDQRVIYLPYMSDHVYGLAAVFRACGVDAEVLPESDEESLKLGRRYTSGKECYPAVLTTGDMIKMLKQPDFNPKRAAFFMPSGSGPCRFGQYNRLHRKILDELGYEDVPIYSPTQNFKLYQELGMIGGDFVRLSWKVLVCIDILDKFLREIRPYELNPGETEKVYHECLKKLCKAVEERKDLLRVMEEAREAFSQIPTEDFGQKPVVGIVGEIYVRMNRFANEDLIKVLEEMGAEVWLPPVSEWFYYINYTSKRWAKRLRKFRELTRLIIENHVQVKDEHRFASLVKDILRTAEDPSIDEILGLARKYINDEFEGEAILSVGKSLDYLKKGVNGIINVIPFTCMPGTVVAMLLKRVREENGMVPVLTVSCDGQRSMGTRMRLEAFMHQVKEHFAEQKDRRKAA